The Chloroflexota bacterium genome includes the window AGACCGGTGATTTCCAGGCGAGCAGCTTCCACGCAAGGTTCCTTCCCGACGATCAAACCTATAGCTTAATATCAAGAGACAGGAGCACAGCGGCGTGACTCAGCAGCGTTGGGCGAAAATCGAGGAAATCTACTTCGGTGCTCTCTCGCAGCCAGCCCAAGAGAGGCCCGCTTACCTGGAGGCCGCCTGTAGCCACGACTCCGCCATGCGCCGCGAAGTCGACTCCCTCCTGGCGCAGGACCACTCCGGCGCTGGTCCTCTCGACCGCCCGGCGTGGGCCGATGCCGAAGCCCTGCTCACCCCAGCCGCTGCCCCGGAAATGCCTCCCGGCACTCGCCTCGGTCCGTACGAAATCACCGGCCTTCTCGGCCAAGGCGGTATGGGCCGTGTATACGCCGCCCACGACAGCCGTCTCGGCCGATCCGTCGCCCTCAAAGTGGCGTCGACCGAATTCGGCGACCGCTTTCGCCAGGAAGCCCGCGCCGTCGCAGCCCTCAACCACCCCAATATCTGCACCCTCTACGATGTGGGCCCCAACTACCTGGTCATGGAGCTGGTCGAAGGCCCAACCCTCGCGGAGCGCATCCGCAAGGGCCCTATTCCGCCCGCCGAGTCCATCGAAATCGCTCGCCAAATCGCCGAAGCGCCCGAAGCCGCCCACGAACGAGTTGTCGTCCATCGTGACCTGAAGCCCGGCAACATCAAGATCAAGCCGGACGGCAAAGTGAAGGTGATCGATTTTGGTTTGGCGAAGGCCACTGACCCCGCCAGCCCCGCGCCGGGAACGCCGTCGGTCTCTTTGCCCGGCACTATCATGGGCACTGCCGCCTACATGGCTCCCGAACAGGCCGCCGGAAAACCGATCGACCGCCGCGTCGATATCTGGAGCTTCGGCGGGGTCTTCGCCGAGATGCTCTCCGGCCAGAAGGTTTTCAGCGGGGAGACGATTTCAGAAACCCTGGCCGCGGTAATGAAGGACTCCCCTCGCCTTGATGGGCTGCCCTCCGATCTGCCCACCGCCCTTCGAAAGCTGCTCGGCC containing:
- a CDS encoding serine/threonine protein kinase: MTQQRWAKIEEIYFGALSQPAQERPAYLEAACSHDSAMRREVDSLLAQDHSGAGPLDRPAWADAEALLTPAAAPEMPPGTRLGPYEITGLLGQGGMGRVYAAHDSRLGRSVALKVASTEFGDRFRQEARAVAALNHPNICTLYDVGPNYLVMELVEGPTLAERIRKGPIPPAESIEIARQIAEAPEAAHERVVVHRDLKPGNIKIKPDGKVKVIDFGLAKATDPASPAPGTPSVSLPGTIMGTAAYMAPEQAAGKPIDRRVDIWSFGGVFAEMLSGQKVFSGETISETLAAVMKDSPRLDGLPSDLPTALRKLLGRCLEKDPRKRLRDIDRGSQSYPGGRPRG